DNA from Chitinophaga pendula:
CACCAGTATGGAAAATGATATCCGCACAGCTGTCCGGCAATATCCGCAACGCCCTGACCGTAGCCCCGGCATGAGCCGATACCCAATACGCATCCACATATCGCTGCAATAACACAGAGGGTCGAAATTCCTTGTACATACTTTACAAGTCAATGATTATTTAACAATTTCGGTCCACAGCATCCTCCAAACATATGTACCTTTATATAAAGCTTCCTATCAAGAGCCATACACTACACATAACATATTCGCCGCCATAAAAGTAACTACTAATACCCGACAATTATGCATACACAATCATGGAGTCGATTCACGAGGCGTATAGCAATAGAAGCTGCCCCCAAAGCTATCTACGATGCATTTATCATACCGGCACAACTGGAAAAATGGTTCCTCCGGCAGGCAAGATTCATACAACAGGATGGACAACAACGTAAACCGCACCTGCCCGTACAAATAGGCGATACCTACCTCTGGCGCTGGTATGGACACCCCGATGAAATAACAGAACAAGGCACTATACTTGAAATGAATGGAAAGGATCGTTTGCGTTTTTCATTCGGGAAGGCAGGGATCGTAACCATACAGATCCGGCATGAACAGGGAAAATATATATTGGAATTAACACAGGAAGAGATCCCCTTTCACGAACAACCGGAACATAACCTACACCTGGATTGCTCCAATGGCTGGACATTTTACATGACTAACCTGAAATCTATACTGGAAGGCGGCATCGATCTACGCAACAAAGACGAGCAGCTAAAAGAAGTAATCAATGCATAAAACATGGAAGCAGTCATCGATGCATACTAGGAAGTAATCATCGTATAGCGAAAGAAAGTGAGCAATGCATCCTGAAAAAAGTAGCAATGCATAAAAAGGAAAAGGAGGAGTATACAAACAATAAAAGGTAACAAGGAGTACAACATATCCCGGATAGATCGATGCTAGGCATGCGACCATTATGTCATCACTGCTTGGTCTTTCCTATTGAAAGCAACTCCTCCTCGTAGGCCCGTAGTAATGGGTATACTATTCATATGCCCTTACCCGCTAGAAGGCCGCAGAATATGCCAATGCCGGTACGGCAGTGCAATTAAACAATGCTACATCAGATACCTGATCATTAACTGTCACAGTTACACGAACGGTACCTTTACCGATGGCAGGCACTTTCACCAGCAACTGCGTCGCAGACGCGCTGATGATCGTAGCTTCTACATTACCAAAGGTCACCTTGATATCAGCCGCATTCGCACTGAAACCATGCCCTTTGATCGTTACATAAGCACCAGCAGTGGCGGATTGCACAATAGTAGGTAATACATGCGCTGTTTGACGCGCCTGCTGATTAGTCTGACAGGCAGATAGCCAGCAGACCGCAACCGTAATAACGGTTGAGATAATTGTCCTGTAAATCATAATTTTTTGATTTTCTGGGGTTCTTATTATTAAATCACTGTTTCTCCAAGGTTAACTTCATCACTGCACTTACCGGGACAGGCAGTATTTGATAACATCATTTGAAAAGCGGATGCAAAGTTATGACTATTTTTCCGTTTAACAACAAATCAATATGGTTATTCATAAAAATATTTTTTACACACCAGATAGATAAATCTTCCCGACCCTTTATCCAGCCTGCCTTTTCGACGGTTGTTGCCGTTCTTTTCTGATGACGGCACAAAGTAACGAAGGCATCACGCAGCATATCTGCGTAGACGTTACCAAATTGAAAATTGTGGTAAAAAAATATCCCCCGCATGAATCACGCAGGGGATACCTCCTATAAATTAAACATTACAGTTACTGCTTCACCAACTTCAATTCGTCAATAATGTTCTTCGCACCGCCCAGCTTCTCAATACACCATAATACATAACGCACATCTACACAGATCGTACGATTATACACCTGGTCAAACTGTATCTTGTGGCTCAATGCCTCATAGTTACCGTCAAATGCCAAACCGATCAACTCACCATTCGCATTCAACACCGGAGAACCGGAGTTGCCGCCCGTAATATCATTCGTAGTAATAAATGTCACTACTACATCATTACGCTTCGGATCTTTATACTGACCAAAATCTTTCTTGTTGTAAAGATCCACATAGTTCGCAGGCAGATCAAACTCATAATCTCCTGGTTGATATTTTTCCAGCACTCCCTTCATCGTACACACATAATCATAAGATACCGCATCCCGGGGAGCATAAGATTTCACCTGGCCATAGCTCAGACGCATAGAGAAATTGGCATCCGGATACATCTGCTTGTTCGGCTCCATCTCCATAATACCTTTCATATACAAACGACCCAGATCCGCATTCTTCAGCCCGAACTGCAACGCCAATGGCTGGTACTTACCTGCATAATTTTTGATAAAAGCACTGGCATAAGCAAAAGCAGGATCCGTCTGCAGCGTCACTGCATCAGGTTTCGCCACAAACTCCTTCCACTTCGCTTCATTAAAGATGATCGTATTAGACATCAAAGCCGCAGCCCACAAACGATAACTATTGTCATCATCCAACGCACCGAACTTAGCCTTCAGACCATCATAAAACCCAATCGGATGCTGATCTTTCGGAATGTCTGTATAGAACATCTTACAGGTAGCCGCCAATATCTTCTGGTCACTGGCTTTATCTTCCTCTTCCAGGAACGCAGTACGTGCCTTATCAGCCGCCTCTACTGCCTTTTTCACCGCATCAGCAGGTGTGTTCGGCTGCACCAGCGCCCTTTCTACCGCCTGCAGGCTCGCAGCAAAACCGGCTACTGGCGATCCCAGCACCCCTTCGTTCATATACATACGGTGTTTCGCATAAGGAGCCCAGCTCTTATAGATCTTGTCATACTCAGAGAAAATATTCGCATACTCCGGCTTACCGGCAGCCCATTTCTCAAAAGCTGCTTCCTGCGTTTTCTTCTGCTCTAATACATGGTATTTCAACAGCTGCTTGCTCTCACCGTCAAAAAACTTCCAGTAGTTCGCAATAGAGGCATAAGATGAAGCCAGTTTCAACTTCACCGCAGGATTATTCTTCATCTGCTCAAACATCGCCTTCAACCGCACATCACGCAGGTTTACCAGCGAAGGATTCTCCACAGCGGTCTTCAAAGCCACACCAAAAGAACTCTCATAACGGTTAGTCCCTCCGGGATAACCAAAGATCATCGCATAATCATTCTCCTTTACCCCCTTGATAGAAACAGGCAGGAAATGTTTAGGCTTCAAAGGAACATTCTCAGGTGAATACTCAGCAGGTTTTCCATCCTTGGAAGCATACACACGGAACACGGAGAAATCACCAGTATGACGGGGCCATTCCCAGTTATCCGTATCGCCGCCATATTTTCCCACACTCTCCGGAGGCGTACCTACCAACCGGATATCCTTATAACGCTCATATACAAACAATAAATACTGGTTACCACGGAACATAGGCAGCACTCTTGCCTCATAACCAGTACCTTCCGTCGCCTTCGCCACGATCGCACCAGTTACTGACTGCTGCTTTTGTATACGCTCTTGTCCATTCAACCCCTTCAATCCCTCCTCTACCTCTTTCGTCACATCCTCCACACGCACCAGGAACTGTACAGACAATTTCTTCGAAGGTATCTCCTGATCCTTGCTCTTCGCATAAAAACCATCCTTCAGATAGTTATGTTCCACAGAGCTCGCATCCGCAATCGCCTCATATCCACAGTGGTGGTTAGTAAATATCAGCCCCTGGCTACTCACAATCTCACCGGTACAACCACCTCCAAAAATGATGATCGCATCTTTGATAGACGCTTTATTGATACTATACAACTGTTCTTTGGAGAGCTTCAGACCTTTTTTTACCATGTCATTATAGACCTGTTGTCCCAGCAGATAGGGTAGCCACATACCCTCGTCTGCTTTGGCAAATTTTACTGCCAGCAGCAAGAGCAGGACCAATACTTTTTTCTTCATAAAATGTCAGTTAAAGATTTTGTTTTAAAAGAGGGTCAAACCTACTATTTTTTCAGAAAACCCCACGCCTGGAAGGGAACGACGGCGCCACATTTTGAGGAAAGCTATCATATTACAAATAATAAATCTCCCTATAAC
Protein-coding regions in this window:
- a CDS encoding SRPBCC family protein — its product is MHTQSWSRFTRRIAIEAAPKAIYDAFIIPAQLEKWFLRQARFIQQDGQQRKPHLPVQIGDTYLWRWYGHPDEITEQGTILEMNGKDRLRFSFGKAGIVTIQIRHEQGKYILELTQEEIPFHEQPEHNLHLDCSNGWTFYMTNLKSILEGGIDLRNKDEQLKEVINA
- a CDS encoding IPT/TIG domain-containing protein, whose amino-acid sequence is MIYRTIISTVITVAVCWLSACQTNQQARQTAHVLPTIVQSATAGAYVTIKGHGFSANAADIKVTFGNVEATIISASATQLLVKVPAIGKGTVRVTVTVNDQVSDVALFNCTAVPALAYSAAF
- a CDS encoding S46 family peptidase, whose amino-acid sequence is MKKKVLVLLLLLAVKFAKADEGMWLPYLLGQQVYNDMVKKGLKLSKEQLYSINKASIKDAIIIFGGGCTGEIVSSQGLIFTNHHCGYEAIADASSVEHNYLKDGFYAKSKDQEIPSKKLSVQFLVRVEDVTKEVEEGLKGLNGQERIQKQQSVTGAIVAKATEGTGYEARVLPMFRGNQYLLFVYERYKDIRLVGTPPESVGKYGGDTDNWEWPRHTGDFSVFRVYASKDGKPAEYSPENVPLKPKHFLPVSIKGVKENDYAMIFGYPGGTNRYESSFGVALKTAVENPSLVNLRDVRLKAMFEQMKNNPAVKLKLASSYASIANYWKFFDGESKQLLKYHVLEQKKTQEAAFEKWAAGKPEYANIFSEYDKIYKSWAPYAKHRMYMNEGVLGSPVAGFAASLQAVERALVQPNTPADAVKKAVEAADKARTAFLEEEDKASDQKILAATCKMFYTDIPKDQHPIGFYDGLKAKFGALDDDNSYRLWAAALMSNTIIFNEAKWKEFVAKPDAVTLQTDPAFAYASAFIKNYAGKYQPLALQFGLKNADLGRLYMKGIMEMEPNKQMYPDANFSMRLSYGQVKSYAPRDAVSYDYVCTMKGVLEKYQPGDYEFDLPANYVDLYNKKDFGQYKDPKRNDVVVTFITTNDITGGNSGSPVLNANGELIGLAFDGNYEALSHKIQFDQVYNRTICVDVRYVLWCIEKLGGAKNIIDELKLVKQ